From a single Saimiri boliviensis isolate mSaiBol1 chromosome 7, mSaiBol1.pri, whole genome shotgun sequence genomic region:
- the GTSF1 gene encoding gametocyte-specific factor 1 — MEETYTDSLDPEKLLQCPYDKNHQIRACRFPYHLIKCRKNHPDVASKLATCPFNARHQVPRAEISHHISSCDDRSCIEQDVVNQTRSLRQETLAESTWQCPPCDEDWDKDLWEQTSTPFVWGTTHYCDNNSPANNIVMEHKNNLASGMRVPKSLPYVLPWKNNGNAQ; from the exons ATGGAAGAAACTTACA CCGACTCCCTGGACCCTGAGAAGCTATTGCAATGCCCCTATGATAAAAACCATCAAATCAGAGCTTGCAGGTTTCCTTATCATCTTATCAAGTGCAGAAAG AATCATCCTGATGTTGCAAGCAAATTGGCTACTTGTCCCTTCAATGCTCGCCACCAGGTTCCTCGAGCTGAAATTAGTCATCATATCTCAAGCTGTGATGACAGAAGTTGTATTGAGCAAGATGTTG TCAACCAAACCAGGAGCCTTAGACAAGAGACTCTGGCTGAGAGCACATGGCAGTGCCCTCCTTGCGATGAAGACTGGGATAAAG ATTTGTGGGAACAGACCAGCACCCCATTTGTCTGGGGCACAACTCACTACTGTGACAACAACAG CCCTGCAAATAACATAGTTATGGAACATAAGAATAACCTGGCTTCAGGCATGCGAGTTCCCAAATCTCTGCCTTATGTTCTGCCATGGAAAAACA ATGGAAATGCACAGTAA